In bacterium, the DNA window TGGTCCGCGGCATGACGGCGCGCGACACCGGCGCGCCGATCTCGACGCCGGTCGGCCGCGAGGTCCTCGGCCGGATCCTCAACGTCGTCGGCGAGCCCGTGGACACGATGGGGGCGCTCGACGTCAAGAAGCGCTCGCCGATCCACCGCGCGGCGCCGGCGATGACCGAGCTCTCGACGACGACCCAGATGTTCGAGACCGGCATCAAGGTCATCGACCTGCTCGAGCCCTACACCAAGGGCGGCAAGACCGGCCTCTTCGGCGGCGCGGGCGTCGGCAAGACCGTGCTCATCATGGAGCTGATCAACAACGTCGCCATGAGCCACGGCGGCTTCTCGGTGTTCGCCGGCGTCGGCGAGCGCACCCGCGAGGGCAACGACCTGTTCCGCGAGTTCGTCGAGTCCAAGGTCATCAACCTCGGCGAGAAGTTCTACGAGCACTGGAAGGCCAGCGGCGAGTTCGACCTGACGAAGGCCGACCCCGCCTCGCGCGCCAAGAGCAAGGCGGCGCTCATCTACGGCCAGATGACCGAGCCCCCCGGCGCCCGCCTGCGCGTCGGCCTCACCGGCCTGACCGTCGCCGAGGCCTTCCGCGACGACGAGGGCACGGACGTGCTGCTCTTCATCGACAACATCTTCCGCTTCACGCAGGCCGGCTCCGAGGTCTCCGCGCTGCTCGGGCGCATGCCCTCCGCCGTCGGCTACCAGCCGACGCTCGCCACCGAGATGGGCGCCCTGCAGGAGCGCATCACCTCGACGCGCCGCGGCTCGGTCACCTCCGTGCAGGCGATCTACGTGCCCGCGGACGACCTGACCGACCCGGCCCCGGCGACCGCGTTCGCGCACTTGGACGCGACGACCGTTCTCTCGCGCCAGATCGCCGAGCTCGGCATCTACCCCGCGGTCGACCCCCTCGACTCCACCTCCCGCATCCTCGACCCGCGCATCCTCGGCGCCGACCACTACGAGACCGCCCGCGCCGTGCAGCAGGTGCTCCAGAAGTACAAGGAGCTGCAGGACATCATCGCCATCCTCGGCATGGAGGAGCTCTCGGAGGACGACAAGCTCACGGTCGCCCGCGCCCGCAAGATGCAGCGCTTCCTCTCGCAGCCCTTCCACGTCGCCGAGCAGTTCATCGGCATCCCGGGCAAGTACGTCAAGCTCGCGGACACCATCGCCGGCTTCAAGAGCATCCTCAAGGGCGAGCACGACCTGACCCCCGAGCAGGCCTTCTACATGCGCGGCGGGATCGAGGAGGTCGTCGAGGCCGCGAAGAGGCTGCGCGAGGAGGAGCCCGCGCAGACGGCCGCCAAGGAGTCGAAGGAGAAGAAGTAGGTGAGCACCGAGACCGCCGCCACCGGCCTGCTCGCGCTGAAGGTCCTCACGCCCGAGGGCTCGGTCGTCGAGGGGGACGTGTTCGAGGTGACGCTCCCGGGGAGCGAGGGCGAGCTGGGCGTGCTGCCCGCCCATGCCGCGCTGCTGACGCAGATCGTGCCGGGGGCGCTCGCCTACCGGGCCCCGGAGGGACCGGGCGTCATCGCCCTCGGCAAGGGCGTCGCCGAGGTGCGCGACGACCGGGTTATCGTGCTCGTCGAGCAGGCCGTCGCGGCGGAGGACATCGACGCCGCGGCGACCGAGGCGCGCCGCAAGCAGCTGCTCGCCGAGCGCGAGACGGTCGGGCTCACCGAGGAGCGGGTCGAGGAGATCGACGAGGAGCTCGCCCTCTTGGAAGTCCGCCTCCGCGTCGCCCGCCCGGAGGCCCATTAGCCCGGGTCACTCCGGAGGCCCAGCGCCCGCTGCGGCAATCTTCGCGGCAACGCCCTTCGGCGGGCGCTTCCATGGGGGCTCCGCCCCCTCTGGCGCGGCTGCCGCCGCTGTCACCCCCGATGCGAGCTATGACGCTCCTGCATGACCTGGGCAGCCAGTTTCCCGAATCTGCCTGTGATTGCGGCTGGCGCGTCGCTTCGCGACCGTCCCGCGCAGCGCTCCGGGCTGATCGGCGTCTTCGCGCCATCTCCCTCCGGGAAGGCCCCTGCCATCGCGCCTGTGCACGTGCCGGCCGGTCAACAGGGCTCCGGGGCTGGGGTGCCCGTGAACGGCCATAGGGAGCCGGCTGTCAACAGTGCGGGCCGGAAGGGCCGGCGACCTGGCTGTCGCGCTCGTCGAGTTGCGCTGCCCGCACATCGCGTGGCCGCGGCGCGACAGAAGTGAACGGGCACCGCAGCCCCGGGGCCCGACATTCGCACGGGGGGGACGTGGCGGTGGACGCACACGGCCTGATCCTCACGCAGCCGGCGCGGGGGTACCGCTACAGCCTCGACCCCTTCCTGCTCGCGGGCTTCTCCCGGCCGCGCGCGCGCGAGCGCATCCTCGACCTCGGCGCGGGGGTCGGCCTCCTCGGCCTGCTGCTCGCGCGCCGCGTCCCCACCGCCCGCGTCGTCGCGATCGAGCTGCAGGCGTCGCTCGCGCGCCACGCCGCCGCCAACGCCGCGGCCAACGGGCTCGCGGCTCGCTGCCACGTCATCCGCGCCGACCTGCGGGAGGCGCCGCGCTTCCTTCCCCCTGAGCACTTCGACCGCGTGGTCGCCAACCCCCCGTTCCGCAGGGCCGGCTCCGGCGCGGTGCCGCCGGACCCGGGCCGCGCCGCCGCAAGGATGGAAACGTCGTTCGCGATCGCCGATCTCGCGCGGGTCTCGGCGGCCCTGTTGCGCTTCGGCGGTGCACTGGACGTGATCCACCTCGCCGAGCGCCTCCCGGAGCTCATCGTCGGGCTGGCGGCGGCGGACATCGAGCCGAAGGTGCTCCGGTTCGTCGCCCCGCTCCCCGACGCGCCGCCCCGGCTGTGCCTTCTTACCGCCGTGAAAGGTGGCAGGCCCGGGCTGCGGGTGCTGCCCCAGCTCGCCGTGCACGATCGCCCCGGGCACCAGAGCGCCGAGCTGCTCGCGCTCGTGGACCAGGGCTGCGGCGGTGGGAGGTGAGGCGAAAAAGCCCAAGACGGCAATCAGTTGCGGCATCCCTGCAATTGGACTATATTGCGGCGCACGGAGGGGCGTCGACAGAATGGTTCCGGGCTTCAACACCGATTTCAAGTACCGCGGCCAGACCTTCCACGTGCAGACCGAGGACAACGGCACCGCCAATCCCGTCGTGGTAAGTCTCCTGTACCACAAGGGGGCGATCCT includes these proteins:
- the atpD gene encoding F0F1 ATP synthase subunit beta: MKEGRVAQVIGPVVDVEFEPGTLPSLMNALVIQQEVATARGTEKIDTVLEVAQHLGENTVRTVSMKPTEGMVRGMTARDTGAPISTPVGREVLGRILNVVGEPVDTMGALDVKKRSPIHRAAPAMTELSTTTQMFETGIKVIDLLEPYTKGGKTGLFGGAGVGKTVLIMELINNVAMSHGGFSVFAGVGERTREGNDLFREFVESKVINLGEKFYEHWKASGEFDLTKADPASRAKSKAALIYGQMTEPPGARLRVGLTGLTVAEAFRDDEGTDVLLFIDNIFRFTQAGSEVSALLGRMPSAVGYQPTLATEMGALQERITSTRRGSVTSVQAIYVPADDLTDPAPATAFAHLDATTVLSRQIAELGIYPAVDPLDSTSRILDPRILGADHYETARAVQQVLQKYKELQDIIAILGMEELSEDDKLTVARARKMQRFLSQPFHVAEQFIGIPGKYVKLADTIAGFKSILKGEHDLTPEQAFYMRGGIEEVVEAAKRLREEEPAQTAAKESKEKK
- the atpC gene encoding ATP synthase F1 subunit epsilon, with product MSTETAATGLLALKVLTPEGSVVEGDVFEVTLPGSEGELGVLPAHAALLTQIVPGALAYRAPEGPGVIALGKGVAEVRDDRVIVLVEQAVAAEDIDAAATEARRKQLLAERETVGLTEERVEEIDEELALLEVRLRVARPEAH
- a CDS encoding methyltransferase — translated: MDAHGLILTQPARGYRYSLDPFLLAGFSRPRARERILDLGAGVGLLGLLLARRVPTARVVAIELQASLARHAAANAAANGLAARCHVIRADLREAPRFLPPEHFDRVVANPPFRRAGSGAVPPDPGRAAARMETSFAIADLARVSAALLRFGGALDVIHLAERLPELIVGLAAADIEPKVLRFVAPLPDAPPRLCLLTAVKGGRPGLRVLPQLAVHDRPGHQSAELLALVDQGCGGGR